tctacctctgatggcttttttatctcccaggaaaagtatatccaggatcttcttgctcgtgctgctcttactgacgagcgcgttgttgagactcctatggagctcaatgttcacctccatgctactgatggtgatcctctccctggtccgacgcgttatcgtcatcttgttggcagtcttgtctatctagctgtcactcgtCCAGACATCTCTTATCCAgttcatattctgagtcagtttgtttctGCCCCCACCtcggttcactatagtcatctccGTGTTCTTCGATATCTTCGAggcacgatctctcaccgtctattctttcctcgctccagttctttacagctccaggcctattcggatgctacgtgggctagtgatccttccgatcgccgttcactttctgcttactgtgtttttcttggtggttctctcattgcctgaaAGACGAAGAAACAACttgcagtttcccgttcgagtgccgaggctgagttgcgagcaatggctcttttgacggcagaggtgacttggttacggtggttacttcaggattttggtgtttctgtcagTACACCGACTCTGCTTTTAtctgacagtacaggtgctatcAGCATTGCACGcgatcctgtgaagcatgagctcaccaagcatattggtgttgatgcgtTCTATGTGCGCGCTGCTGTGTaggatcaggttattgctcttcagtatgtgccttccgagttacagttggcggatttcctgacgaaggctcagactagagcacaacatggcttttatctctccaaactcagtgttgttcatccaccatgagtttgagggggggggggtgttagagttataatataagtcatgtacccctttgtatttatcccgttgtataaggggttttctgcatatgttccacacctgtacatgtatatatatatcggcctatggcctcatgggaatacaagttgcatattcctaACAGTTACGTCAGTTTTAAGCGATCGGAATAATAGCTATTAATCAGCCGCCTCCTCCGAATGAACACAGGAGATCACAGCAGAGATCACCCTGGAAAAAGAACAGGGCATGAAAAACAAATGTAAGGCAGTAGTATAACTAATTTACCAATATGTAAGGCAGTAGGTAGCTAGGCATTGTTACATCTATCGAGTCGAGTCGAAAAAAGAGTAAAAGATCATAAAAGGCTGAATTTGTACAGCCACCCTACATAGACTAAGTCGAGTAGAATAACATTTTCTCCCCCCTTCACCCACAGAAAAAGGAGTGAACTCTTGGACAAAACAACCAACATATATTATTATAATAGACAAATCGCATTCAAGCAATTTAGTGCTGCGACACTAACAATGACTAATACCCTACACAGACAAAGGAGTTATGACTTATGAAGCCATGGTTGGCATATGTATACGACTGACTTGTGCAAGCCAAAGATTATGTCACAACATGAGAACTTGGCCAGATGCACCACACTTGCAGCAAGGTAATTGCCACCAGCCACAACTAGATCAGAGAAATATATCTGCTCATCAACAAGTCAAAGATTATGTCACAACTTAAAAAGAACTTGGCCACACTTGCAGCAAAGTAATTTCCACCAACCACAATTAGAGAAATATATCTGCACATCTGACATCACAGCTAGCTTTCATTGTCCTAGATTGCCGCCGCAGGTCCACCATTGTTCATGATGTCCACAACTTCCATGAAATCAGAGTTTGCCACCAGCCTCTTGAGTGATCTCCACAATCTAACAATGACGATTGACTTAGGACTTACGAGGCCATGGTTGACATATGTATATGACTGACTTTGTGCAAGTCAAAGATTATGCCATCACAACTTCAGAAGAACTTGGCCACACTTGCAGCAAGGTAATTTCCACCAACCACAACTTAGAGAAATATATCTGCACACCGACATCACAGCAGCTTTCATTGACCTTGACTTTGCAGTGTAAGACTGCTTTGCGTCTAGCTCAATGCCTCAAACCACACGTGCTTGATATGAATGAAGCCAGCAGAAGTATGATCCAAAGAAGCAATATTTTGCTGTGCACAATACAATACTGCAGGAGTTGGTCAGAAGATGCTTTTCCAGAGAATCTGACCAACTGCAGCAAAAATACTGCCAAATAGTAGAGGGCAAGCTTGCTTATGTGATTATGTCTCTCCATCTTTCTTCATTTCGTTTAGTAACTTCTGTTCATCCGGAGCCATGAGAAGCATCAAGCGTCTCTCCTTGCTCCAgcatctcctcttcttcttcctcttcctcttcctcatcctcgatCTTTCAGAGCTTGCTACCGGGCAACAAGACCAATTCGTCTACTCCGGTTTCGCAGGCGCCAACCTCGCCCTCGACGGCACCGCCACCATCACACCAGACGGCCTGCTTGAGCTGACCAACGGCACCTTCCGGCTCAGAGGCCATGCTTTCCACCCGACTCCATTCTACTTCAGCAGGGCGCCCAACGGGACAGCGGTTCAGGCGCCTCAGTCCTTTGCTGTCTCGTACGTGTTTGCCATCTACTGCATCCAGGCCCAGACCTGCGGGCACGGCATGGCCTCGGTCGTCGCCGCGAGCAGCAACTTCTCCGACACCATGCCCACCCAGTACCTGGGGCTCATCAACGACCACAACAACGGCGACCCAGCCAACCGCTTCTTCGCCGTCGAGCTCGACACCAACTGGAACGACGAGTTCAAGGACATTGACAACAACCATGTCGGGATCGACATCAACAACCTCGTCTCAGTGAAATCCAGCAGCGCCGGCTACTACGACGACCGCGACGAGGGTAACTTCCAAAACCTGACACTCGCGAGCTACAAAATGATGCAGGTGTGGGTGGAGTATGATGGAGGTCGCAGGCAGATCAGTGTGAGCTTGGCTCCAGTAGACATGGCCAAACCCACCAAACCACTGCTCTCCACCACCTACAACCTCTCAACGGTGCTCCCAGACATGGTTTACGTTGGCTTCTCTGCCTCGACGGGCTCATTCGACTCGCGGCAGTATGTGCTTGGTTGGAGCTTCGGCATCAACAGGCCTGCTCCAGCAATCGACATCACCAAGCTGCCCAAGCTGCCTCGTCAAGGTCCGAAGCCTAGATCCAAGGTATTGGAAATCGTACTACCAATAGTTTCTGCGACATTTGTTCTTGCTGTGGGCACTGTTGTCATTCTTCTTGTGCGAAGGCGGCTAAGGTATGCCGAGCTTAGAGAAGACTGGGAGACTGAATTTGGGCCCCATAGGTTTTCATACAAGGACTTGTTTCACGCCACCAAGGGATTTAAGAACAAGAATCTACTGGGGATTGGAGGATTTGGAAAGGTGTACAAGGGagtgcttccaaagtcgaaagtggAGATTGCTGTGAAAAGGATCTCCCACGACTCTAAGCAGGGAATGAAGGAATTTGTGGCAGAGGTTGCGAGCATCGGCCGCCTCCAGCACCGCAATATTGTGCAGTTGCATGGCTACTGCCGGCGCAAGGCTGAGCTTCTTCTGGTGTATGACTACCTGTCGAATGGAAGTCTCGACAAGTACCTGTATGATCAGGAGAAGAAGCCCACTTTAACTTGGGCCCAGAGATACAAAATCATCAAAGACATTGCGTCTGCCTTGCTTTACCTTCACCAGGAATGGGAGAAAGTTGTATTGCATCGAGACATCAAGCCAAGCAATGTGCTCCTCGATGATGGACTGAATGGGCGGCTGGGTGACTTCGGCTTAGCAAGGTTATATGACCACGAGACTGGCCCTCAAACCACACATGTTGTTGGCACCATTGGATACCTAGCTCCTGAGCTAGCACACACCAACAAAGCAACCCCACTTAGTGATGTATTTTCCTTTGGCatgtttgttcttgaggtcacttgTGGGCGGAAGCCCATCGAGCCAACATCACAAGGCAACCAACTCACCTTGGTCAGATGGGTGATTGACCATTGGCACCAAGGATTTCTCACAGATGCAGTGGATACCAAGCTCCGAGGTGCCTACAATGTTGATGAGGCATGCCTAGCTCTGAAGTTAGGATTGCTGTGCTCACACCCATTAATCAATCTAAGGCCCAACATGAGGCAGGTTATGCAGTATCTCAATGGTGATATGCCACCCCCAGATCTAAATCTGACACACATGAGCTTCAACATTCCATCCTTGATGCAGAACGAAGTTTCCGTAGACGACTTGCGTGCAGCCTTGATGGTGTAAATTCCACTTTCTTTTTCCAATTTAGATGCACATTTGTCCAAACTCTACCATTTGTCCAATGTATTTACATGTGCAAGACCTATATAGAGAATTATTCTTGGTTAGTATGAAAGCTCTTATTTTGTATGGTTTATCATAGCCTGTAAGAACGAGACCTAGATATGTCGGGCGTGTTCAGGAGAACACAACTACACAAGTACTTACATGTGTCCTGCAAGGCGCTATGCACTTGTTGGGCAGTAGCATGGCAACTAGCCCTTAGGGTATGTGCAATGGTAGAGAAGACAATATTCCCTAAACCCACCACAACGGTGGCCGGGTTGTGTTCAACAAGTGGAACCCATGCCTTCAAGTGGTGTGCCACTTAATGAACACATACATGCCTCCAACACAAACTCATATACACACTTGTTCCATACATGGTCTTTTGCTTTGAGCGACCAGAGCATAGTAGGCTTTTTGCAAAGGCATGTATCCGGTTGGAGCGAGCAGCCAAGGAGATGTTTACCCCAGATGGTGATGGTTTAGTCTTCGGAACGGCCCTCCAATACCTTAGGAGGTACTCTTTTCGTCGAACCATGACATTTTAATCTTTGTACAGTGAGTTTGTCATGCTGCAGTGGTGAAGTACTCCCCACTTATGCCAATTGCCAAGAGGTTCTGTGTTCGACACAACCTCTCTGCATTGCACTCTGCAAGAATAAGGCTTGCCTTGTATAATCCTTTCCCCTACCCCACCTGGTGTGGAAGCTTCTAGAACTgggtttgtcttttttgtttccggGTGAGTTCGTCTTTGTTTGGACTGTTGTGCATCTTGCTCTGTACAGACCGGGTGTGAACTCTATGCAGTTGGTACCGTCTCGATGCAACATTGGAGTCAGTAAAGCTCTCATTATTATTGAGAAAAGGGTTATCCTACAACGATTCCTGACAATGAACAATTTAGAATGCTATATACTCCTAGACGTCTGCCTTATGCACGTGTAGCCATGGAAAGCTACACTACATAGACGAGTGACTTGTGAGGCCATGTGCAGTAGTCAACATGGAAAAGCAAGGCCGACGCACATGAAATAAATTATGAAGGCATGCGTAGCTGCAAATAAAATATAACCGCAGAGCAAAGATTTTTCCACAACTTACCTAACCATGTACCCTGAATGTCGGATTCCCTCCATGgtaggtaatctttacacatcacaAACTGAAGCTATGTGTCTTGTGCAGCAGATGTTAAGTTGACTGCACGCATTTATCAAGTAACAATAAATAACTGTATCATAAGGAAAACATAATTAAAACAAAATTGTATTCTGATTTATGCTCCAGGCTGTGTAAATTTGGGTTTCAGTTCTTTTCAGGATACAGTAAAATATGTATTGTTAATTGCAAATCAGAAAAGAAACATGGTGGCTGACCAATGTGGAAAGCTACATAGACGACTGACTTTTCAAGTCATGCATGCATGTGTAACCACCGAAAGCTACATACAAAATAGACTTATGAAGCTATGTGTAGTGGAGAATATGGGAAAGCAAGGACGACTGACTTTTGCACTGAAGTCATGAGATGAGTGGCTAAGAATTTCCTACCCTACAAATAAATTACAACCACGAGGGTAAGATCGTGCACTGAAGTCATGTATAGCTTGTTTTTTCAAAACGTGTTCTTGGTATAGCATTTGCAGACGACAATgcctgtggaaaaaagagggcaggaTAGCAACTTTTACCTCACTGCAGATTAAGTTAAATAGCATTGCAGTCTGCTCCTGCAAGCACAGAGAAGCACCCATCTCAGATGAAGTTCTTCCTCCTCTGTTTCCTCCTCTGTTTTGGCCTCAAGCCTGCGTTTTTCACTGCAGCAAGCGATGACCAACTCTTGTACCATGGCTTCACAGCCGGTACCAACCTCACCGTCGACGAGGCTGCTTCAGTCACGCCGAACGGACTCCTTGAGCTAACCAATGGCTCGCTTGGTTGCAAAGGTCATGCGTTCTACCCAACTCCGTTGCACTTCCGCAAATCGCATAATGATACAGTGCGATCTTTCTCAGTCGCCTTCGTGTTTGCCATCCACTCTAGCTACCCCATCATGAGCCGACAGGGCTTGGCTTTCGTTGTCGCCCCAAGCATGAACTTCTCAACTGCATTGGCCAACCAATACTTGGGCCTCATGAACTCCCAGAACAACGGCAACTTGAGCAACCACATCTTCGCCATCGAGCTAGACACCGTCCTAAACATCGAGTTCAAAGACATCAACACCAACCATGTAGGTATTGACATCAACAGCCTCCAGTCTATAGAGTCCAACTCTGCAGGATATTATGATGATAGGAACGGTACCTTCCAAGACATGGTTCTTGCTAGTGGTGATGCAATTCAAGTGTGGGTGGACTACAATGGTGAAGCCAAGAAAATCAGTGTGACCATGGCTCCCCTTCAAATGGCAAAACCTACAAGGCCACTCATATCGACAAATTATGACCTCTCGAGTGTGTTGCAAGATCCATCCTACATCGGCTTCTCATCTTCAGGTGGAGAGGTCGACTCAAGACATTATGTACTTGGTTGGAGTTTTGGGATGAACAAACCAGCCCCACTGATCAATTCTGTGAAGCTGCCAAAGCTACCTCAGCCAAAGCATCAATCAAAGCTGCTGAAAATCATCCTACCTATAGCGAGCGCAATCTTCGTATTTGCTGTGGGTTCTATGGTCATTTTACTAGTGAGGAGAAAATTGAGGTATGCTGAGCTAAAAGAAGATTGGGAGATCGAGTTCGGGCCACATCGGTTCTCATACAAGGATTTGTTCCATGCCACAGAAGGATTTAAGAACAAACACCTACTTGGTGCAGGAGGATTTGGGAAGGTATATAAAGGGGCCCTTCCATCAACAAAACTAGAGGTTGCTGTGAAGAGGGTATCGCACGAGTCCAGACAGGGTCTAAAGGAGTTTGTTGCTGAGGTTGTCAGCATTGGCCGCATCCGACATCGTAACCTTGTTCAGTTACTTGGCTATTGTAGGAGAAAAGATGAACTCCTTTTGGTGTATGACTACATGTCAAATGGTAGCCTTGATAAGTATTTGTATTGTGATGATCCAATGCTTATACAAACTGGGCTCAGAGGTTTCGGATAATAAAGGATATTGCATCAGGCTTGCTGTACCTCCATGAAAAATGGGAGAAAGTGGTCATCCACCGTGACATCAAAGCAAGCAACGTACTCCTTGATAGTGAAATGAATGGGAGGCTAGGTGACTTTGGCCTTGCAAGACTTTATGATCATGGAACTGATATGCAGACCACACATGTGGTTGGTACCATTGGGTACCTAGCCCCAGAACTGATATGCACAGGTAAGGCAACTCCTCTCACTGATGTGTTTGCCTTTGGGATTTTCCTTCTTGAGGTTGCCTGTGGGCAAAGGCCAGTTAACAGCAATGCACGAGCAAATCAACCTTTGTTAGTTGATTGGGTTCTTGAGCATTGGAATAAGGGATCACTGGCTGAGGCAGTAGATACGAGGTTACAGAATGACTATAATGTTGACGAGGCATGCCTAGTGCTAAAGCTAGGACTACTATGTGCACACCCATTTACCAATGCAAGGCCCAACATGCAGAGTATCATGCGGTACCTTGATGGCGATTTGCAATTCCCTGACTTAACAGATACAGACATGAGCTTCAGCCTGCTCTCTCAAATGCAGGGTGAAGGGTTTGACCGTTATGCATTGTCATATCTTTCATTAAACACGAGCATTGGCACAATATCTGGTCTTTCAGGAGGAAGATGATATCAATCTTGGTTGATGTTATAATTATAATATATCTGAGCTTGCATGCCACATATTATATTTAGTACCAAATCATGTAATGTTTGGGGCTAGGTTAGACTTCTCAGAGGCTTTTCTTACTGTGAGGGTAGTGCGTAATTGCTTTTCGAATGGTGTTTACAGCTCATAATTTTAATAACTAAACGAAGAAGCTACCTGCGTACTTGTGGGTTGATTTACATATGCATCATTCAGTTGCTTATCACGTGGTGTTTCACAGCCCACAAATAAATACTATCTTTGCATTAATGGGTTGATTTACATGTATTATTCAGTTGCTTATTGCATGGTGTTTTACAGCTCACAAATATATATGTATACGACATAGAAATTGTGGGAAGTGAGGCCGCGTTTATATATTAATTAGTTACAAACAGAGTGTAGGATTGCAGCCATCTCCACCATTAGAGATGACGCACAACGAAGCGGTGGCGGTTCTGCAGCCTATCTCCCCTTCTCCAACAACCTAATGACGCCGCCGCCCCTTCGCAAGCTGCCCCCATCACACCTCCTTCCTCCCGTGACCGCTCAGCAGCCCCACGATGCCATCCCACTATTGGCACCAAGTGTTACCAACCCGCGAGCTCGCCACCATGCCTGTTATTCTGTCCAGCCTGACTAGAGGTCGGTTGTGGGCCTACACAGTTCCTCCTCTCATCACCACCGCTCGTGCTGCAAAGCTGACGCATGATGTCTGATCTCATCATGTATGATATAGGCAACACAAGTGGAGTGCCAAACACTACCCCCACTGGCACAATCCTAGATGTACTTAATCTTTCAACACCACCCACATTTAAGTCCAACAGCAGGCAACTTTAAAACAAAATGAGAAGAGTCTAAAATACTTTATTTAGCTTAAGTGGCAACTTAGCAAGGACTGAAAATACAGGCTGGCTGGCTTCACAGGAATATTATACTATAACCACTAGCTCAGACCAGTACGCAGAGATGGCAATACATGTCAGTGTGCCAGACTAGAACAAAAGCCAAAATGATTTCATGAAATGCAAACCAAGACTAGAAAGTTACCAGCTGCTCTTGGCGGAGGTCATCTCCCTCTCTGAAAATTATCTTGGATGATTCCCCATTCGCTGTCTTAAATGTAAAGACACGGTGGATTTTAAGGCACTCTTGAATACGGATGACTCTTTGGTGAAACACTAGTAAGGACAAGTGTAGCTGCTAACAGTGAATGAATTGGCTGAAACGAAATTACCAAATTAAATCAATTAACGGTGAGCAAGCTAATTACCTCATCAAAGTTAGTATGCTCACTAACTACTGGCAACACCTGTCCCAATTTCTCGACTATCAAAGTTAGTATGGAACTAGCAATTTCAATATTTAATAAAGCTGAAACTGACGATTGATCATAACATGTGAGCTTTATAAGCAGTAGTTAAGTAAAAAAAAATTGCTGATCATGATTACTAAATGCTGACCGAGACATCATCACATCAACTGGTTGATTTGGTTCACACTTTCCATCTTCCAATCAATACAACAGCTTCTTTAGCTTCCCACACATTA
The sequence above is a segment of the Triticum dicoccoides isolate Atlit2015 ecotype Zavitan chromosome 1A, WEW_v2.0, whole genome shotgun sequence genome. Coding sequences within it:
- the LOC119361620 gene encoding L-type lectin-domain containing receptor kinase SIT2-like, with the protein product MRSIKRLSLLQHLLFFFLFLFLILDLSELATGQQDQFVYSGFAGANLALDGTATITPDGLLELTNGTFRLRGHAFHPTPFYFSRAPNGTAVQAPQSFAVSYVFAIYCIQAQTCGHGMASVVAASSNFSDTMPTQYLGLINDHNNGDPANRFFAVELDTNWNDEFKDIDNNHVGIDINNLVSVKSSSAGYYDDRDEGNFQNLTLASYKMMQVWVEYDGGRRQISVSLAPVDMAKPTKPLLSTTYNLSTVLPDMVYVGFSASTGSFDSRQYVLGWSFGINRPAPAIDITKLPKLPRQGPKPRSKVLEIVLPIVSATFVLAVGTVVILLVRRRLRYAELREDWETEFGPHRFSYKDLFHATKGFKNKNLLGIGGFGKVYKGVLPKSKVEIAVKRISHDSKQGMKEFVAEVASIGRLQHRNIVQLHGYCRRKAELLLVYDYLSNGSLDKYLYDQEKKPTLTWAQRYKIIKDIASALLYLHQEWEKVVLHRDIKPSNVLLDDGLNGRLGDFGLARLYDHETGPQTTHVVGTIGYLAPELAHTNKATPLSDVFSFGMFVLEVTCGRKPIEPTSQGNQLTLVRWVIDHWHQGFLTDAVDTKLRGAYNVDEACLALKLGLLCSHPLINLRPNMRQVMQYLNGDMPPPDLNLTHMSFNIPSLMQNEVSVDDLRAALMV